aATCCACTCTGAAGATGGATTAATCAATTTGTTTAATGCACTATGTCCTCGTGGGGGTGATCCTAAAGAAACGCACCTTTTCCCCTTTGAGTTAAGCTGTGACGGGGTGATCATGTGCAACTGTTTGTGTAGTGGTATAGTCGCTTGGCTTCCGGCGCACTTAACAGTTCTTATTTACATAAGACCCCGACGTAGCCATACACGTGGTAAAGTTGATGTAATATTCCGTGCCTACTCTCAAGGGCAGCATGCCATTTACATGCCCAACTAAACAGTTCTGTGAAGGAGTCGGACAATTATCGATCATGTGGATATGGATCAGTGTTATCCTGCTTTGTACTACGTCTTATCCCTCAAATGGAGCCAAAATACTCGGCGTGATGATGACAGAGTCGAAGAGTCGCTACTCAAACCTCCGAAATGTGGCAGATGAATTAGCATCACGAGGACATGAGGTTTGTAAACTTAATTACTGACATTGTGTATAAAGTATAGATGATCTGAATGATGTACAGTATAGCACTTGTACAAGATGTATAATTGAATATTacgttttgttgttttgttgtcaCAACTAGATTTAGAAAATATTTGGTAACAGTTCAGTAAGTTGTTTGTATGCAAGGTTATTTTTAAGCACTTGGCAATTTTTCGCATAATTTTGTAGAAAATCATCTAACTATTAAGTAGCTTTCTTAAATATCTATCAATTAATAGATATTTGTGACGATCAGGATGTTTTTCTAAGAAGTCCTTGAGTATGGTTCTTGGCTGATTGAAATAGTGATGCTTTTAAAGTCTTGGCTCAATGTTGCTCTAGTCTGCTCTGCACTTAACATCACAAGCTGTGGCTGACTCCGCTAGCTGACAATAAACTAAGTCCTGCGCTGTGATTGGGTACACGCGTGGACCATAAGGGCTTCTCCACGCGGTGTCCCGCGAGAAAATGTGTTATTAGCTTTATGCAATGACAGTTTATCGACTAAGTCTACTCGTTGAAGAAGGATAGATATtgccttctttctttcttgcgCGTTTCTGGACCTCCACTGCGTCACGGTTCATAAACATAAAAGAGCTTTTGGCCAACATCAGCCATCTTGATCATAATCCATACTCAAACACGAAATGTAAGAGAAGGTTGCGCGAACGTCAATCTTAAGAgcaaaaaacaatttaaatagGTGATTTAAAGAAGCGACTGAAAGAAGAACGAAAGAAAATTGTGGAGTTCGGTAAGTAAAGTCCGTTCCGTTTCCCTCTTTGGAATACACAAAACTCACCGTTTTATACATCGCGGACAATTTCAACCAAAGCATGACAAGCAAATGGACAGACTGCTCTTTATACGCAGAACAACAAATCGTACTCTGCCTAATATTGTGTGATTCCTTTGCAGAGCGTGAAATTGGGCTGTCTTTCATCTGCgcattttctcttgattgcaTGAGACTACTTTAGCAAAGGGCTACAAAACTTAGTTACGCGGTAATGTCACGTATAGAATGATAAGATAACACCTTAAATGATACCATTTTTATTTGAGTATGTATTTATAGGCGTCTTTATAGTCTTCTTTGCCTCGCCGTGCTGTACGTACTGTGACAAGTCATAGTATATGGCATGGCATCAGGTAATCTTCAACTAAAAATCTAGATTAAACTTTTAATCAATAagtgttgtcttttttctttaccATCAGATCACTTTAGTTGTTCCATCTATCCTACCATTTTCAGCGTCGCACACAGTGAGGCATTCTGTTTACACCTACCCTTTTGAAGAGGATCATCTGGAAAAAACTATAGTACCAAAATCTCACAATCGATCTCTTTGGCAAATTGTTCAGGATAATAAAATGTGGATAGATAACTTTATCATGCCATGTAGGGCACTGATAATTCACGCTAAGCTGCACAGGAAAGAACTGAGAAATTTCGATTTAATGTTTTGTGATTCCCCTCCAGAATGTGGAGCTATTATCTCCGAGATACTGGAACTCCCAAGGATCgatttaaaattggcaggcgcGATGAGATTTTTCAAAGATGTAAGCGTGGTTTCATACATTCCTGATATTCTGTCGTGGAACACTGATAAAATGACCTTTGTAGAGCGGGTTGCAAACTTGTTGTATCACGTGCTAATGTCTGCTACAATAATGTACAATTATGCTCTCTGTGACGCACTACGGAGAGAATTTGATGTACAAGAGGAGAGATCTTTCCGGGACTCTATTAACAAGGTGGAGATGGTTTTAATCATGGGTCACTTTGCTTTGGAATATCCTCAACCAATTTTACCAGGTAAGAGATAATATTGGAGGCGATATGAAGCCAACACTGGTTCCTCAAAGCGGTGtttcacaaaacaagaataaacaCAAACGGTTGATCACAACATAACATGGCCTAAAACATACATAACTGTAATTTTAGCATTTGCCGTTTGAGAGCAGGGTGTTTCGTAGAAGGCCTCCAGTCGTCTCAAAGATTAATGACCATGATAATTTCCTTTATGCACAGAGAAAGTCTACACCACAAAGCGTTTTACCAAAGGGTCCTCATTTGACAAAAAATGACgtaaaaagtgaaaacaatTAACGAAAACTACTGTGAACTTAAGAGAGCCTCAGACATAAAATTGATCAAAGTAGGTGTCGCGTGTAATGCTTGTGTTACCAAATACCATTTCATGAGTGATTTGACTTGACATTTTATGTAAATCAAATTGCCAGCTGCCTGGCTCATTTCAAGCAGCTTTTATGTTAAGACAAGGAAGTACCTAACTTTTTCTCAAGTACATCAGCTCCGTGAATGGCTGCCCATTAATTCTTTCCTTGTTTTACGCAATCATTACATTTAAACTACAGTTTAAATTTACCTCCCGCTTTAAGCACAGCCACCAAACTAGTGGGACCGTTGACAGTGAAACCGCCAAGTCCACTACCAAGAGATCTGGAACAGTTTATAAGTGAAGCAGGGGAAAAAGGGATTATCCTGTTTTCGTTAGGAACACTCGGGGATGCAGTGTTGCAGGTACACCAGGTGGACATGTTGGCCGAAATATTCGGTAGACTGGAACAGAGAATAATTTGGAGATTAAACGGTGAGCAAATTAATAAGGTGTTACTGACATATCTAGGGAGAGAAATAAGGAGTATTATAATTGGTTAGTGCGCAGTATCATAGCGCAAACGTATGTTCAACTTGGCCTGCGCTTTTACCGAAATGGCACTGATTGCACAAGTACATATATATACAGCTGTTTTGAGAATTGTTGTCTTAAAAAGGCGTAAAAGCATACGAGACAATGTCGAAAGGTAGTATGGGCAGTGGTTTAGGGTTGATTGACCGATGCTCAAGGTGTTTCAGCGTGACGGGAAAAAAAACACAGCTCAAACATTTGTATTCATGCTGTCTCCCCTCTGAAACACTGTTATCCTCCTTCAAGGAGCGCCAAACGTTTAGTACTCATAATACCAATCGACATTGTCGCGGACCCTTTTATGCTTGACAATGTGGGAAAACGTTTGTCGAAACAGCTGCACCAGCAtgcaactatttcaaaatcaGTGTATTCTTCGTGGGGGAGGGggtgtgtgtggggggggggggggggggaggtgcaATAAGTAGAGTGAGGCATACATCGCCGGTTGTTGAGGCAAACTTCCTTATTTCATGTTCGATGCCAGCTTGAAGTATTTAGCTTTCAAGCCAGTAAAGTTCACCAAGCAAGAAAAGTAACAGGTTATGTACACGTAACGCTCAATTTGGGAGGGGCGTTGGCCTCATGGTTAATGTGCTCGTCTCCGGATCGAGCGATCCGGGCTGGagccctggccggggacattgcgcTAAGTTCTTCGGCAAACACTAccctcacagtgcctctctccacccaggtgtttaAATGGGTACCGACGAACTTAATGCTAGATGTAAACCTGCGATGAACTAGCATCCCTTCcaggggagtagaaatactcctactTGCTTCATAATACAGAAacggggataagctccggcctgatggacAACTTGGCTCGAATTCTGCACACTTTGCCTTTACCAAGTGTAGCACTCAGTGCACTTCTGAATTCATTCCTTAAGTATATCTCTAAATAtctatcttaaacttaattgTGTCCTTAAAATGTCCTCTTCCCAAAGGATATATACCGAAGGATCTTTCCTCAAACGTGAAAGTTCTCCCATGGATTCCGCAAAATGACTTATTGGCCCATAACAGCACCAAAGCCTTTATATCACACACAGGTCACAACAGCTTATATGAAGCAGCTTTCTACGGTGTGCCACTGGTCTGCTTACCGATATTCTTTGATCAATTCAGTGACTGCGCGCAGGCTCAATCGGTTGGCATGGCAATTGGTATTGATATCAAGAAAGCGACTAGTGATGAACTATTCCTTGCGATAGGGCGAATACTCGAACAACCAAGGTAATTTCTGTTAATTGTAGAATTCGCCAGTAAATAACTACTTCATATGACATGGACAGTTGATCTTACGGaccttacatgtagttttttatctgtttttatttcttctttatAGCTTCAAAAGTAACGCTTCTCGCATCTCTCGATTGTTGCGTGACAATCCGCGAACGTTCGTTCAGCAAGCCGCTGACTGGATTGAATATGTCCACAGGCACAAAGGAGCCAAGCACCTCAGACCGGAAGTGTATAATCTCTACTGGTACCAACAGTATCTATTGGATGTTCTTGTGTTTCTTTTAACTTCAGTCTTTGCAATTTTCCTTGCAACGCGAATGCTGTTTAGACTGTTATGTAAGATTTTTGCCAAGCAAGTAAAGGCTGGTCACAGTTCCAACCGAGAATGGGCTTCCAACAAAAGCCTTTAGGTCGTAACGTTTCCCGACTGTACAACTATGGCAATGCAATACGCATACAAGCGTATCAAGCTTACCTAACTCTATATAACTCCatggttttgaaaaaaaacaaaatctctAAAAGCAGGTTCTTTTTAAGCGAAGTTTCATTCGCAGTTAGTTGGTTAGGAAAATAACCAGACTGCAATACCAAAGATACAATGttcatagcaaaaaaaaaagttataacTCTAGAATGATGATATGTTGTTTGAATAAAGGTATCATTTTAAACCCTTATGATCCCGTGACGCTGTAAATCTCTAGACATATCAGGATCAATGGTTAAAAGAAGTTGCTTTAACAGCATTCATCCCAGTGGGTCTCAACCGACGGCCTACAAAAGATGCACAAACCTCTGGCGCCAAATTCTACATAAGCCTCATTTTCGCCCTATTGTTTCTACCAAAGGAACAACCAAATTTttaagtatacaaaaatttggtttaatcaactgagttgataatgTACATTGACCCCCGTACAGAGATTCGAaaaactgacgtttcgagcgttagcccttcgtcagagcgaatgttGGATtccctctgacgaagggctaacgcatATGGCGGGGAATTTTATGCCCTCATTTGATGTAGACAGTCTGTTTCCCAACATTCCTTTAGATGGATGTCTTGACCTGGCGTCTCattgcatcttttcactgatAGGCTCCGTACCGCGTGATGCTATAAATGTTcctgtgcaagttgtaatggcTAGTTACATCAATGAGACAAGCGAAAATTCAGTTCTTTAAGCGCGCCCACTAGCACATATCGTCAGGACAGAAACGCTCATGCATGTTTTCAAGCATTTACACAGCTCAGAATCGTaatttttgtttaagagatTGTCTTAAGAAATCGTCTGAAGCCTTAAGTCTTAAGGAATCTTAGTGCCAATCATGTTCCGTCGAACAAGATACCAGAACAGAGGAAGAACcgtatttaaattaattaaccCTTCAATTCGATctgaattgcaaaaaaaaaaaagtttacaaGTGTTCAAAGCAAACAGTAAacctaatttatttttattttttatttaattcaatatttatccAGAGGCATCCAATTTAGCAGAGCTAGTTTAAATGGAGCCCTAAAGCGAAAattcaattaacaaaattaacgtAACGTAACGTAACTTAACGTAAACAAAATTTGCAAACCAACTGAATTACTTACTTTTTGACTGCCTCCGTAATTTCCCCGGGAGGAGGGGAGGCGGGTGCTCTCAAATTGAGTGGAGTGTGCGGTCCacttcccaaaacccttaccctatttatgactagaatctgcgattttccctaccctacTTCTAAGGACCTTGCCAAAAATTCGATACAGAATCAGTGACCGTTGCGGCTGGCACAGTTGTCCTAAACATAATTTATAGATGATGATGAAAAGAAGCTTCCTCTAGAAACATTATCAGTACGCAATTGATGACCAAAATGACCAAAGTCGACACCCTCTCTTCGGGGCTACAGGTACCTATATAGCCCAAATAAGGGGGTGCTCCCTTATTTGGGCTATTTGGGCGTGATTGGCAGACGTTGGGGTAAAAAACCTTAGTAAATAACTGGTTAGCAAACATAACTGAAAACTGGTTAGCTTGGTTGTTTCCGAAAAACTGGCAACTTCTAGGGATTACGCAACTATAAGTTAAACGCGTTACGCAATAAGCACCATTGCGATCTATAAATTCAAATGCAGCGCTTGCGCAACTTTGAACGTAAACAGCGCGTATCAAACTTGACAATTAAGATAGGCTGACTGTTCAGTGAAACAACGTCTTTGTTTCCATTGATTACTTGAGTTTCGCTGGACAGAGGTGTACATAAATAGATGTGCTTTTATCTCGCCTCATACAAGGAGATTTGAAAATCCAAAATGGAAGTAAGAGCACGCAACGACTGAGACAATAACCCACAAAATGATTGCACTCTAGAGATATATAGCTCTTTTCCCCAATGAATGCACGCCAATTCAAAGTAACCGTGATGCAATAGCAGAGTCGTTGCGTGACCTCAACATCACAACCAAGGCATATACATGCCGCGCTCTGTAACTGACTCACTGGCGAcaattttatttcaacaaaCTATCAAAGGTCACTTAAAACAAAACTAGTTCTGTACGAGATTACGATTATCTATCATGTTGTTCGTTGTTATCTTGCTCTTTACTTCTTGTTATCCGTCCAATGGAGCGAAAATACTCGGTGTGCTGGTATCAGAATTCAAGAGTCACTACTTAAACATTAGGAATGTGGCCGATGAACT
This portion of the Montipora capricornis isolate CH-2021 chromosome 11, ASM3666992v2, whole genome shotgun sequence genome encodes:
- the LOC138023436 gene encoding uncharacterized protein, encoding MPFTCPTKQFCEGVGQLSIMWIWISVILLCTTSYPSNGAKILGVMMTESKSRYSNLRNVADELASRGHEITLVVPSILPFSASHTVRHSVYTYPFEEDHLEKTIVPKSHNRSLWQIVQDNKMWIDNFIMPCRALIIHAKLHRKELRNFDLMFCDSPPECGAIISEILELPRIDLKLAGAMRFFKDVSVVSYIPDILSWNTDKMTFVERVANLLYHVLMSATIMYNYALCDALRREFDVQEERSFRDSINKVEMVLIMGHFALEYPQPILPATKLVGPLTVKPPSPLPRDLEQFISEAGEKGIILFSLGTLGDAVLQVHQVDMLAEIFGRLEQRIIWRLNGYIPKDLSSNVKVLPWIPQNDLLAHNSTKAFISHTGHNSLYEAAFYGVPLVCLPIFFDQFSDCAQAQSVGMAIGIDIKKATSDELFLAIGRILEQPSFKSNASRISRLLRDNPRTFVQQAADWIEYVHRHKGAKHLRPEVYNLYWYQQYLLDVLVFLLTSVFAIFLATRMLFRLLCKIFAKQVKAGHSSNREWASNKNGCLDLASHCIFSLIGSVPRDAINVPVQVFCTRLRLSIMLFVVILLFTSCYPSNGAKILGVLVSEFKSHYLNIRNVADELASRGHEVSLVVPSVLPFTPSPSFKHSTYKFPFGKDHLVNVFVPKSHNLSFFEGAEDNQRWMDYFFISCRALLSHVQQHKDELKTFDLMFCDSPPECGAIISEILRLPRIDIKPAGFGMRFYPALSVVSYIPWIFSSNSNQMSFFERVENLFYHTLISTSSWSYYARYEGLTVEFGEGGERSFQEAINTVEMTIIMGHFALEYSQPILPATKLVGPLTIKPTNPLPEDLEQFINGAGDKGIILFALGTLGDVVLTKQQVDMLAEAFGRLEQRIIWRLKGYIPDDLSSNIKVLSWIPQNDLLAHNGTKAFISHTGHNSLYEAAFYGVPLVCVPIFADQLSNCVQAQSVGIAIGIDIKTVTGDEVYHSIRRILEEPSFKGNATRISRLLRDSPRTSLQQAADWIEYVHRHKGAKHLRPEVYNLYWYQYYLLDVVTFLLSALFAFCIVMRLLFRLLCKMFTKREKGYKISKQE